In Pseudoalteromonas sp. NC201, a single window of DNA contains:
- the prmB gene encoding 50S ribosomal protein L3 N(5)-glutamine methyltransferase: MSQPLITEEMAVEAFQDLHTIQDWVRWTASQFVSNEVFFGHGTDNPWDEAVSLVLPVLHMPIDAPKEIMHARMTQSEKAHLMEFIKARIEQRIPVAYLTNQAWFAGMPFYVDERVLVPRSPFAELIAKHFAPWVAAPNKVTRILDMCTGSGCIAIALAKAFERAQVDAVDISFEALEVADHNINQHMMQDRVFAIQSDVFSGVPGQKYDLIVANPPYVDAEDMSDLPEEFHHEPELGLASGEDGLDVTRTLLAEAADHLNDDGLLFVEVGNSMVHMEQQFPEAPFTWLDFEHGGLGVFVVTKQQLFEYFKN; the protein is encoded by the coding sequence ATGTCGCAACCACTTATTACCGAAGAAATGGCCGTTGAAGCCTTTCAAGACTTACATACCATTCAGGACTGGGTACGCTGGACAGCGAGCCAGTTTGTGAGTAACGAGGTGTTTTTTGGTCATGGTACGGATAATCCTTGGGACGAAGCGGTCAGTTTAGTGCTTCCGGTGTTGCATATGCCAATTGATGCCCCCAAAGAAATCATGCATGCGCGTATGACACAAAGTGAAAAAGCGCATCTGATGGAGTTTATCAAAGCACGTATCGAGCAGCGTATTCCCGTCGCCTACTTAACCAATCAAGCTTGGTTTGCTGGTATGCCGTTTTATGTTGATGAGCGCGTATTAGTACCACGCTCACCATTTGCAGAGTTAATCGCAAAACATTTTGCCCCCTGGGTAGCTGCACCGAATAAAGTAACGCGTATTTTAGATATGTGTACGGGTTCTGGTTGTATTGCGATTGCATTGGCCAAAGCATTTGAGCGCGCACAAGTAGACGCAGTAGATATTTCTTTTGAAGCCTTAGAAGTGGCTGATCACAATATTAATCAGCATATGATGCAAGACAGAGTCTTTGCTATCCAGTCTGATGTATTTAGTGGTGTACCGGGTCAAAAGTACGATTTAATCGTAGCAAACCCTCCTTATGTTGATGCAGAAGATATGTCAGATCTGCCAGAGGAGTTCCATCATGAGCCAGAGCTTGGCTTGGCGTCAGGAGAAGATGGCCTTGATGTGACCCGCACACTACTTGCAGAAGCGGCCGATCATCTAAATGATGATGGTTTGTTATTTGTCGAAGTTGGCAATTCTATGGTACATATGGAGCAGCAATTTCCTGAAGCGCCATTTACTTGGTTAGACTTTGAGCATGGTGGTTTAGGGGTCTTTGTCGTAACCAAACAACAACTATTTGAATACTTTAAAAACTGA
- a CDS encoding peroxiredoxin gives MGVLVGRKAPDFTAAAVLGNGEIVDSYNLHERIKGKKAVVFFYPLDFTFVCPSELIAFDKRYEEFQKRGVEVIGVSIDSQFSHNAWRNTPVNEGGIGQVKYDLIADVKHEICQAYDVEHPEAGVAFRGSFLIDAEGNVRHQVVNDLPLGRNIDEMLRMVDALAFHEEHGEVCPAGWTEGKAGMDASPEGVAKFLSENEGAL, from the coding sequence ATGGGTGTATTAGTAGGCCGCAAGGCACCAGACTTTACAGCAGCAGCAGTACTAGGTAACGGTGAGATCGTAGATAGCTACAACCTGCACGAGCGTATTAAAGGTAAAAAAGCGGTTGTTTTCTTTTACCCACTAGATTTCACGTTTGTTTGTCCTTCAGAGCTAATCGCGTTCGACAAGCGTTACGAAGAGTTCCAAAAGCGTGGTGTTGAAGTGATCGGTGTTTCTATCGATTCTCAATTCTCACACAACGCATGGCGTAACACTCCAGTAAACGAAGGCGGTATCGGTCAAGTTAAATACGATCTAATCGCTGATGTTAAGCACGAAATCTGTCAAGCATATGACGTTGAGCACCCAGAAGCTGGTGTTGCTTTCCGTGGTTCTTTCCTAATTGATGCTGAAGGTAATGTACGTCACCAAGTAGTTAACGACCTACCACTAGGCCGTAACATCGATGAAATGCTTCGCATGGTTGATGCACTAGCATTCCACGAAGAGCACGGTGAAGTATGTCCAGCTGGTTGGACTGAAGGTAAAGCAGGTATGGATGCAAGCCCTGAAGGTGTTGCTAAGTTCCTATCTGAAAACGAAGGCGCACTATAA
- the aroC gene encoding chorismate synthase, with protein sequence MAGNSIGQLFKVSTFGESHGAALGGVVDGVPPGLEITEADLQIDLDRRKPGQSRYTTQRREGDEIKILSGVFEGKTTGTSIGLLIENTDQRSKDYSNIKDLFRPGHGDYTYWHKYGHRDYRGGGRSSARETAIRVAAGAIAKKYLKQVHGIEINACLSQLGPIKAEHYDWSAVETNPFFFPDEAKLEALDEYMRTLKKEGDSVGAKVKVVAKNVPVGLGEPVFDRLDAEIAHSLMSINAVKGVEIGDGFDVVEQKGSEHRDELTPQGFTSNHAGGVLAGISTGQDIIASIALKPTSSISVPGQSIDTHNQPQEVVTKGRHDPCVGIRAIPIAEAMLAITLMDHLLRHRGQNQDVNLPHKPIPGHI encoded by the coding sequence ATGGCAGGCAATAGCATTGGCCAATTATTTAAGGTGTCGACCTTCGGTGAAAGCCATGGCGCCGCGCTTGGTGGCGTGGTGGATGGTGTACCACCAGGGCTTGAGATCACTGAAGCTGATTTACAAATCGATTTAGATAGACGCAAACCAGGCCAAAGCCGCTACACAACGCAGCGCCGAGAGGGCGATGAGATAAAAATTCTCTCGGGTGTGTTTGAAGGCAAGACCACAGGTACGAGCATTGGATTGTTGATTGAAAATACCGATCAACGTTCAAAAGATTACTCAAACATCAAAGACTTGTTTCGCCCGGGTCATGGCGACTATACCTATTGGCACAAATACGGGCATAGAGATTATCGCGGTGGTGGTAGGTCGTCGGCACGTGAAACTGCCATTCGAGTTGCAGCAGGTGCAATTGCGAAAAAGTATCTCAAGCAAGTCCACGGCATCGAAATCAATGCCTGTCTTTCTCAATTAGGCCCGATTAAAGCCGAGCATTATGATTGGTCAGCGGTTGAGACCAATCCATTTTTCTTTCCCGATGAAGCTAAGCTAGAAGCGCTAGATGAATATATGCGTACGCTGAAAAAAGAAGGTGATTCAGTCGGCGCGAAAGTAAAAGTCGTGGCGAAAAATGTGCCTGTTGGTTTAGGTGAGCCAGTGTTTGACCGTCTGGATGCTGAGATAGCGCACTCCTTGATGAGCATTAATGCCGTAAAAGGTGTAGAGATTGGTGATGGCTTTGATGTGGTTGAGCAAAAGGGCTCTGAGCATAGAGATGAGCTAACGCCACAGGGATTTACTTCTAATCATGCAGGCGGCGTTTTAGCGGGTATTTCTACAGGGCAAGATATTATCGCATCAATTGCGCTAAAACCGACTTCAAGTATCTCGGTACCGGGGCAGAGTATTGATACCCACAACCAACCACAAGAAGTTGTGACTAAGGGTCGCCATGACCCTTGTGTTGGTATTCGTGCCATTCCAATCGCAGAAGCCATGTTGGCTATTACGCTCATGGATCACTTATTACGTCACCGTGGTCAAAACCAAGACGTCAATTTGCCGCATAAGCCAATTCCTGGTCATATCTAG
- the smrB gene encoding endonuclease SmrB yields MNRESKTNADLNDDFAMFRESLNGVKPLKQDQVQLKQKKKIQSVELKQQIKQQQSEFYFSDEYIPDIDTSGTINFVKPGADRYLAKQLRRGDYAPELILDLHGLNKETVKQELAALIHACKKQHIACACVVHGIGERVLKHKVPQYLVQHPDILAMHQAPLEYGGKGAVLILVDLPDDPNFGR; encoded by the coding sequence ATGAACAGAGAATCTAAAACTAATGCTGACCTAAATGACGATTTCGCGATGTTTCGTGAGTCTTTGAATGGTGTAAAACCCCTCAAACAAGATCAGGTGCAGCTCAAACAAAAGAAAAAAATTCAGAGCGTTGAGCTGAAGCAACAAATCAAGCAGCAGCAATCTGAGTTTTACTTTTCTGACGAGTATATTCCTGATATTGATACCTCGGGAACCATCAATTTCGTAAAGCCCGGGGCTGATCGCTATTTAGCAAAGCAGCTAAGGCGTGGTGACTACGCGCCCGAACTCATCTTAGATTTACACGGGCTAAATAAAGAAACGGTAAAACAAGAACTGGCAGCATTAATTCATGCTTGTAAGAAGCAGCATATTGCTTGTGCGTGCGTGGTGCATGGAATTGGTGAGCGTGTGCTTAAACATAAAGTACCACAGTATCTTGTCCAGCATCCAGATATACTGGCGATGCACCAAGCACCTTTAGAATATGGTGGTAAAGGGGCGGTATTAATCTTGGTTGACCTACCTGATGACCCTAACTTTGGCCGTTAA